A stretch of DNA from Falco biarmicus isolate bFalBia1 chromosome 6, bFalBia1.pri, whole genome shotgun sequence:
cctgccagcacagcaccacCACAGCTTTCGGCAAGAGCCCTATTCACAGCACCCATGCCCCACGCCACCCCGGCAGACAgcacctgcaggcaggagcaggcaggagcaccgtgctgctgctgccgggtCGGCGGGGGGGACAACCAGCACCGGCCTGGCCGGGGACGCCACGTACACAGAAGAGCACCAGTACGTTTGTGCGCGTCATGAGCAGGTTGAGCAgcgcgggcagggccgggcagggcagggcagccaccGCTGCCGCCGAGGGAGGCGCTTCCTTTTAGGACAGAAAAAGGTTATTGCATGACTCGGGATGGAGATGCTTCCCGCCCGGCCACCGCCCCGGCCCTCTCCCGCGCCACTCGCTCGGAAAGGCCCGGCACGTAAGGCAACATGGAAGCTGATGTCTCAACTCACCCCGCTGTTTATAAGCACCATTATGAAGTCAGGTTGTACAGTAGTAACAGtaccttttatatatatatatatctatatctcaTATctatcatatatatataaactgtAAACAAGAGGTAACAGCGGCTTCTAGAATTTGCTTTCTTCAAGGTTTCCTGTGTGGTAGGCACCCAAAATACTGTAGAAAAGGTGTGTTGTGGTGTGTGTGTTCTCGGCTTCCCTGCCAGTTGGGTTGGCTCCATATCACCAGTGAACGGTGCTGGTGGAAAAGAGTGAGGCTCAGTCGCTGGGCGTTGCGGAGCCGGCCGAGCGCCTCCCTGCCGCTTCGTGCTCCCCCCAAGCTCGCCGGGCCGGTGGCGGGGGCCATGAGCTCGGTGCGCGCTCGGCGCAGATGGAGCGGGTCTCCTTCGCCTCCGCCTCTCCCGGCTGGGGTTTCCCACTGCCGTTTCCCCTCCTCCGAGAGCAGAGCTGGCGACGGCGTCTTGTCTCGCCCGCTGCTCCGAGAAgcagaaaccaaaccaacagaaaaaccCAGCCAGAAAAGAGCGGAAAATTAAAAGGTTACccaaaaaaaaatggttttggttttttgtttgttttcttttttcgtttcgtttttgtttttttgtagttttcgttggttttttttgtgtttttttttttaaataggctAAAAGCTGAACATTGGAAATTCAGGAGAGGACACTGAACCCTTTTGCTCGGGGAGACGTGTGCTGGGTTCCCGTCGGGCTGCGAAATCCCATCTCTCTTCTGGGTGCTGACTCTTCTCTCATTCTGTGTTTTCACTTCTCTTGGCGTggatggttttgtttctgacttGCTCCGTGTGTCACCAGTTCCTGTCTGTCTCTCTTAAACGCAGGCAAAATATTCCTTCAGGGGAGCAAAGAGATGGCGGATCACCGGCACGCTCCAGGATCTGCCTAGCAGTCTCTGCCGGGCCAGGCGGCTCATGTTGGACACGTCTGTGTAATGCACCGGGAAGCCAAAGACCCTGCAGGGACACgaggggaggggatggggagcagggggtcAGGGGGATGTGCTGGCCGAGGGACACGGCACTGccggctccccctgccccagcatccaTACAGCCCTGTGGCAAGCCCTCAGCCGGCCACGGTACCTCTCCATCTCCGTGCACCACAGGATGTCCTCCTTTTCATTCATGAAGACGGGGAAATGCTGGTCCTTGCCCTGCTTGATGGAGTTGGAGCGAGTGGTGATAGTTCGCACTTTGCTGAACTGCAAGAGGCACAGGCTCGTCATGCTGGGGAGGGCGGGATGGAGTTCCCGGCGCACcggctgcagccaggcacagcagtcACAGGCAGGGTGCTCCCATCCCAGGGTGCTGGTGCCACTGCCACATCCCTCCTCCACCCTCACAGGAGTCTGGGACCACCAGGGACAGCGATGGGACTCCACCACCCCCTTGGCTGCACCATCCCCGCTCCCGCCACCTGCATCCTGCATGCTGAAGCTGACCTTTGCTATCCTGCCGTGCTCCAGGcactcctgcagctccagcttaTCGTTGACTGTGGACGCGAGTGGCCTGGGTGAGAGAGACAGGGTGGGCATGGGGTGGGCccaggctggcacagcaccaCACTGCCACATGAGCACTTGCACGGGTGCAGGGCAGCTCTCACGCTGGGCTTTGTGGGCATGCAGGGTGGGCAAGGGTGTTTTGAGGGGCTGCAGAAGCTGACGGCAAGAAGCAGCTGACCCCTGTGGTAGCCTGCCCATGACCACCAGCCAGACGTCTACCACCACTGCCTGGGAGGGACATGGACAGCAGCTccacaccaccccaccagcacgGATGGAGCAAGGACAGGACTGTCCTCCTCTCTATGGGCTTCAGGCTGTGCTGTCACCCAGTGCTCCCTTGTGAACACCTCCTGCTCTCGCCCACCACTGATTGGGATacctgggctggggaaggaccCAGGGGTCCAGCCctttctgcagcccctgcccttgcTCCCAGTGGccaagcaggggctgctggcagccctggctccaCAGCAGGCACGGCACAGTGGTGGGCAGGTGAGTGGCTCGGCTTTGGGGGGCTCTCACTAACCTGTTCATCCCAGGAAGGTTCCCCCAGAAGTACCGTGCCCTGTGTGCTGCAGACACTTCTTTGGCATCAATCATGACGGGGTTGGACtgcaggaagggagagaggcaagaagtcagcagggctcagcagcccaccacaggagcAGGACCCTGGGGGTCCGCAGGGCTGGAGGATGCCGACTCCCTGGCACTCACCTCCAGGAAGCGTGAGATGTCCCTCTTGTCGCTCACCCCCATGGCCACCACGTTCTCGAAGAGCCAGAAGAAGGGCCGGTCGTCACCCTCCTTGGGCCGGGCTTCATGGAGCAGGCGGTAGAATTCAAAGAAGAGCCTCCCGGTGCCCTCTGGGCAGGAGAGAGCGAGAGGGGCTGGCATCAGTGGTGGGGGCCAGCAgtggggggctggtggtgggggccagccccagcccagcagcgaGACACCTACCGTAGAGCCCCTTTCTGGCTGGGTTGACAATGGAGAGGTCGTTGCAGGGGCTCCCCCCAATCACTAGGTCGAAGGGGCCCCACTCCTGTATCTGCAAGAGGGAGAACCCCTGGTGAGGCAGGCGCTGGTGCCAGACGCTGCCcagggaggaggatgctgcCACCGGCTCAGGGGACATGGATACACAGGGGACGGATGGTGACCAAGCTCCCTGGTGGGATGGCAAGGCCGTGCTGGCAAAGCCAAGCACATGGGGAGATGCAGGACAAAGGACCAGTCCTGTCTTGGGGAAGAGGGCTGGGCACCGGGCGCTTTGGGGGAGCCGTGGGGGGCTGGCCGGCAGGACGTACGTGCTTCTGGGTGACATTTCGGACGTCCCCGACGTACATGATCTTGCCCTGGTGCCTCACCATGCCCACAGTGATGGAGTCCTCGCACACCTCCGAGGCGATGTAGCGGTCCACCTGGATGCCCAGGTCCTTCAGCACCAGCAGGCCTGCAGGTAGCGGGGCTGGTGTGGCTGGCGCATGGACAACCGGCCACCATCCATCACCCTCCCCAGACCCCCAACAGTGTACACCCCCTAGGGTCCTGAGGACACTGGGGGCTGCCCACCGGAATACCCAGCTGGGGGTCCCACAGGTGGCACAGGTCTGCCCACGCACCGCTGACACCCCAATGGGTGcaggaccccccagccccaatgTTGGACAGTtgtggggtgcaggcaggctgcttgctgctgccaccggtcccaaacacaccccaggGAGGGTCgatgctggggctgctggtctGGGGACCCCCACCCACCTGTGGCGATGCCATCGAAGAGTGAGAGCACCCGGATGGGCTTCCTCTTCTCGGCCGGTACTGGTGGGTACACTTTCGGCGGGTCCTGAAAGCCACAGGGGCGCGTCAGGTGGGGAGGGGTGACATGGGGCAGTGgggagccctgccagggcaAGGGGGTCCTTCCCCAGGGACACTCACAAACTCCTGGTCATGGTTGTTGGCGAAGAACATCTGGAGGCGTGAGGGCCAGTCCTCCCGCCGCCGCAGCAACCCGTAGACACCCTTATGGCCACACATGTAGCAGTTCCAAGGGTCTTCTTTGATGGCCGCCTGGGCTGCCCCCGGGCCCACCAGCAGGTCCACACACTCCACGCAGAAGCACCTGTGAGAGCCGGGAGCCAGCATCAGCACCAGGGGTGGGTCCGGTGCTCCCggcagcatccctgctgtgggatgctggggaATGAGTGCAGTTGGTGGTGGGAGGATGGTGCCCCCAGCATGGCCCCGCTGCCCCAGCAGGATGAAGGCCAGGCTACAGCCGTGCCCCCCTTTGAAAGTAAGTGGTAGGGGGGTACGCCGGGACTGGCAGCCTCACACCAGGACCTGCCACACTGCCCAAAGCTCCACCAGCCCCATGCAAAGACCTGCAAGCTGGGAACCATGGCATCATCAAAACCGCCCAGCATCACACCAGCATTGCCAAAacctccccagccctgtgccaggaCTGCAGCATCACTAGAACAGCCCAGCCCCAAACCAGGGCTGGCATCACCAAATTCTCATGCCACGTCTGGAGCACAGCCAAaacctccccagccccacatcaGACTGAAGAATCAGAACTTCCCTACCCAAGCCAGGACTTGGGCATCACCAAAACTTCCCAGCCCCATGCTGAGAGTGTGACATTGCCAAAacttcccccagccccacacaagGGTCAGGGCATCACCAAAACCTCCTCAGCCTCACACCAGGACTGCAGCTTCACCAAAATGCCACACTGGGACTTTGGCACCACCTCCTAGTCCTGTACCGAGATTGTGGCATCACCAAAatgtcccagccccacaccaggaCTGGCATCACCGGATCCCCATGGCAGGACCGTGGCATTACCAAAACCTCCTCAGCCCCATGCTGGCAGACTGCAGCATCCCCAAAATCTCCCTAGCCCCATGCCAGGACAGTGGCATCACTGaagcctccccagccccacgccgGGACAGCGGCCCCGGACCTGCAGCAGTTGTTGTTGCCGCACATGAGCACCTCACGGCCGCCACAGCAGATGGTGCAGTAGGACTGGTAACCGTCGTCGTCGTACTGGTAGGCGCACTCCAAGAAGCAGTTCTGGGGGAGAGCCAAGGCATGAGTGTGGCACGGCCcgagccctgcagctgggatgctgctgcaagGCCAGGCACCCAGCAAGGGCACTGGGGCAGCTCCCGGCAGAGGGGTCTGGCAGGGAGACCTCTGGCACTGGGTGTTTGGGGGACCCAGCTGTGCCTGCTCGCCGTACCTTGCAGTTTTGGCACATTCCTCCGATAAATAGAGGGTGCTCCAGGGTCACGTTGAGGCTCCCGCAGGAGATGCAAATGTCTaggagcaggagaggagaaTGTTACCCCCAGGCTCTGCCAACCCCCGGTACCCTGGTGAGCCCAGCATGTGGGGAGAAGCCTGACCCCAGGCCACGTCCTGCTGCCGTCCCTGGCAAATGCCCACCCCGTGTCCGGGTCACACTGGCTTTGCCACCCTCGAGCTGGGGAATGGCAGAgctctccccgccccccctcaAGACCCAAACTGCTAGCACCACCAGGACAACCATTGTGGTGTGATCGGGGACCAACTGTGGGCACAGTGAGGCAGGGTTCCCAATGCCTCCTTGCTCCAACCTGGCCCCCAACACCCGCCttccagccctgggcagcatcCCAGCTAGGGACGGAccctccaccccagccctgtccctggggGCAGGATGCGTCCgagccccagagctgggcaCTGCCCCACACTCACCTTCgatgtttctgcatttctgccGGACCTCGTAAACGAGCCGctctggggagggagagaggtgTTGGGGAAGGGGGTCCTGTCCACTACCAGCCCTGCCCTAGCCAGGTCCCCCTTGCACAGTCCCACAGGGGGACAAAGGGAAGGGCCCCCCCGATGGAGAAGGGGACCTGGCCACAGCAGCTCTcgcccccaccagccccccgtggtgagcacagccctgccaacACCAGGACCCAGCCCAGGCAAACACCCatggaagggggggggggggggggcatccACGACCCCCCAGGTGGTACCTCGGGTGCGTTCATCGATGATCTCCTTGACCTTGGGCTTCTCTGTTGTgcttttcctgggttttttggCGGGTGGGGGTGGTGCGTAGGCAGCTGCTTCTGGCTCTACCCACATCTCCGTGTAAACTTCTTTGTAGGGGTTTCGTTCTTCTGCAAGGGGCGTTGGGTCCCGTTAACGGGGTTTCATCAGTGGGGTCCTGTTGGCCCCGCAGAGGGACCTGCCAGTCCCACAGTGCTTCCCATGCCCAAGCCCATGCCACCCCCGTGATGTGGATCCAATGGCCAGGGGTCCTGGGGACACCTTCCAAGGCCACCAAGTGAGTCCCTGTCCTGCGAGCAGGGCACCATGCCTCCCCTTGCTCACCTTCGGGGGGTTCCAGGCCCTTGGGGCCGGAGGGCTGGAAGCCACCCAGGGCCCATTCGATCATCTGCTTGTTCTGGATTTCCACCACCTTGGAAGTGTCCGTCTCATCGTTCTCTGGACATGCTGGGAAGatcttccctgctctgctgcttgccACCTGCCAGGGGAGCCGCAGGCACAGCCATCACCCACCCACTCATGGGTGtccccatcctcagctctgaCCCTGCACTACCCAAGCAGGTAGCGCCCAGCCCCAAAGGGACCTACATGGTCAGACTCCCCTGCATTGCCCCACAAGAAACCCCCAACACCTCCCAGCACTACCAAGAGACCCCCAGAAAGCCAGGACCCCCACAGCATCACCCCACAGGGACTTCAGCAACTCTCCAGAGACCCCAACctccccccagccacccccaaAAATCTCTGGAGGGAGCCCCTCAGATCCCCCACCCTTCTAAGAGACACCACCTGGCTCCTCAGGATGCTGCTGGGTGCCACAGCAATGCAGAGCCGGATCCTGGCAGGGTGAACAGACATACAGCCTGCCTGCACCTGGCAGCACAGACCTGCACCAGCACCCATGTCCCCAGTCCTGGTGCTGGGGTGTCACCCTGCGGCCGCAGACACTCACCTGCAGCACCTCATAGATGGCTTTGCGGTACATGGGCTGCTTGTTGTAGGTGGCCTGGTGGAAGGCGCTGGCAAAGGAACTGAGTGGCAGGAGCTTCTCCACACAGACCTGGGGGACAGGATGTGGCTGTGAGCTGGGGGGACACCTGGAGACAGCAGGTGCACAGCCcagacccccaccccacagGTGCCACTTACCACCGAGAACTTGCCATCGCCGAACCACATCACCCAGCGGGTGCCCTCGGCCGCCCGGCTCCGGCCCGTCATCCACCAGGAGACAATGCGCCCGGGCCACCACGAGAAGCCGCGCAGCTTGCCCCACACCAGCTCGCCGATGCCAAAGCCCCGGCCGTCCTGCACGGTGAGTTGATGGGGGGGGTAAGGTCAGAGGCTGGTGGGGAACGGGCATCTGTGTCCCTGGGGGGCAGCAGACCAGCACACCCCCCCCtttcccagccagccctgccctcaCCTCATACTCGGGCTCATCATCAGCTGACTTGGAGGTGTTCTTGTCCACGGCGTCAGCCACCACTGGCTCAGGCGTGGTGGCCACATTGGGTGAAGCTGGGtcagtgggctgctgtgaggtgGGGGGGCTggcctcctcctccttctggGGCTCTGCCCGCGGCGTCTCCTCCACAACATTCATCACGGCAATCACCTTCGCCTTCTTCTCCGCCTGTGGGGGGGCACACAGTGgtcagggcagggctgtggggcaccgctcacctgcagccccggggtggggggccCTGGGCCAGCCCAGCTTGGGGGGCTGCACCCTGGCAGtccagctgcagccaccaaTCGCCACCCTGCCTGGTGCAGCTTGGGGGGGTCCCCCGTGttcctgtgcctcagtttccctctgtggctggggtggagggtggCTTGGGGAgcatctgcaaagctgctggggGTGGCTCTGGGGAAGATGGCAACTCCCTGCCCTGGTTCTGCCCCCACCTGGGGGGTtgtccctgctcctggctcCTGGCCACCCCACGATGCCTGAGGAGCGATGGGACCAGTCCTGGATCCTTGCACATCATCCCGTCCCTGCCGGGAGGGCtggcccggccccgctgccaCACGggtccccagctcccagccccctggACCCTCCTGACCCACCCAAGGGTAtccccagcccccgccccggggtATAGCTCCATTCCCGGAGACCCCCGGcagccaggctcctgccagGACCCATCCCGGgacagccccagcacccctgtTGTCACCCTCCCggtccccagccctcccccgCCCCCGGACCCAGTGTGCTGAGCGGCGCTGGCCGTGCCGAGCCGCGCCCGCAGGCtgagccgtgccgtgccgtgccgcggGGCCCAGCCGGGACACTTCAGCTCAACCGAGCCAGGACCAGCCTTGCCCTGCGGCCGGGAAGTGCCGGGAtcagccgagccgagccgagccgagccgtcCTCCCCACGGTGGCCACCTACCCATGCGGGCTGGGCGCCGCCGCGGGCtgggccgagccgagccgagccgaactgagccgagccgagccggcAGGGCCGGCGGTTCTTTGTCTGGGCTCCCCGGGTCACATGGTGCCTCCCGGCCCGGCTGGTTGGCTGCGGCGGGGAGGGGCCGCGCGGCGCCGGGGGgacagcccggcccggccccctgCCCGCGGCTCGGCCCGGCTTGGCTCCGCTCGGCCCGGCTTGGCTCCGCTCGGCCCGGCAACTCGGCTCGGCCCGCATCGGCTCCGCTCGGGTCGGCTCGGCTCAGTTCGGGCCGGCTCGACTGGGCGCCGCTCGTTGGTGTCTCTCACCGTGGCCCGGTGCCGCTCGGCTGGGCTCCGCCGTCTCCCCGGGCCCGCTCCCGCGCAgtccggcccggcccggcccgctccagctccttcccgcTCCTCAggccctgccccaggcagcagcgGGGGCTCCGCGCTCGCCCTGCCCGGCCCGCGGCTCTCAGCGGCCTCGTCCGAGCtgggccgcgccgcgccgcgccgcctTTTATCCCGGGGCCGCGGCCCCACGGCCCCTTTGTgcggcgggacggggcggggggcggcccggggggctCGGCCCGGCACGGCTGGAATCTGCCCTGAGGGCCCTGCCCGTCCGGCCGCGCTGGCAGGGCCTGCCCCGAGCACCCCAGTGCCACACACCAGTTGGGGACCggctggcaccagctgcacCAGTGTGGCCCACTACGGACACTGGTCTGGGAGCAGCTGGCCTGGCTTGGCACATGTGCATGCACTGACACGGCACCAGTCTGGGACCACAGCACCCAGTTCATTCCAGAGTCACAACAGCACTGGTCTGGGACCACAGCACCCAGTCCAGACCCACCAGCATACAACGACACAGCACTGGTCTGGGACCACAGCACTCAGTTCTGCCTACCAGCACACACCAACATAGCACTGGTCTGGGCCCACATCACCCAATTCAGCCCACCAGCACACACCAACACAGCACTGGTCTGGGGCCGCAGTCCCCGGTTCAGCCCCCAGCACACACCGGTACAGCACTGGTCTGGTCAGACTCAGCTGTTCCAGCCCAGGCCCACCTGCAGGCTgcatcccagcagctccccatcccAGAGGCCATGGCGGACCAGCATGGGGACAGTGGGCTCCCTACCACAGGCTGCCCCTGCCCGTGGCTGCTGAGGTGCAGACCCAGATACCCCAAAACCGGCCCCCTAATGACCGCCTGTCCCCCAGCACATCCCCCAGTGCTGGCACATCCCTGGCATGTCCCCTAAGAGCCAGCTGTCCCACTGCACGAGAGCAAACACACCGCACAGCCTGTTCCCCTGGCTCTGGACCCCCAAGGCACAGCCCTCGACACCCAGACCCCCTGCAGCCAGGGTACCTGTCCCCTCAGCAGCCAGCCACCCCAAGGACCATCCCCAGCAGTGACACTGCCTGTGCCATGCCGTGTACCTGGACTCTGTCTTAgcagccaggccaggctgggcaCTGCCGGCTGCAGCCGCAGGGGCTGTGCACGGTGTCAAGGCCAAGCACGGGCTCCACCGtgtcccctctcctctcccacagccGGTGGCAGGTGGGCCCCCCAGACTGGAGCACTGAGCTGCCGCGGGGCTCGGGCAGCCCTCTCACAGCACCCATGCGCAGGGTGCAGGTCTCAGCTGAGGCACGGGTGCCGTGAGGTGCTGCCGCTGCCCTCCTACCGTGGTGGGGTGTTTTAGGGCACAAGTTTTTCAACgatgcagagcagagcagggagcccATGCGGGAGCTGCCACCGCAGCTGTGACGGGACATGCTTGGGATGCctgccttcccccctccccggcctgtcccctgccagccccccagcctgctgccactgccttcCCAGACAGCCCTGGGCCAGGAgtcccccaggacccccaggcaGGAGATGTCCCACAGAGAGGTAGCTCCGGAGCTCCGGGTCCCCTTTGTGTTGCAGAGTGGAGGGGACAAAGCCGCTGATGGCTGTCACCCCCGGGGCATGGGGCTGCCCCCAGTGGGAAGGCTGGGGATTGTGTGCTAGCAGAGCCCTCTGGCCCGGCCCTGCAGACCCCCACCCAGGCCAAGGGGTACTGGGGCCGGTGCTGCAGCACCTTGGCTAAAACACCTGCCCCAAGGCTGCTAGCCCCCTGGGGACCCCCAACATCGGCTGCACCCCAGTGCCAGGCAAACAGCCTCAGCCTCTGGGGGTCACAGTGGAGTGATGGCAGCccatgggcagcctgtcccctcCAGCACCCCTTGGCCGTGCCAGACCTTTGGGGACCTGGAATAAAATTATCTGGACCTGAACTCAGCCCCAGCCAGAGGATGGGGTGGATCAGGAGCATGGCCGGGGGGGTGCAGCTGGCGCACCcttgggcagggacaccccgGTGTGGGGCACCCATGGGGGCTGGGGATGTGGGAAGAGCCAGGAGGGACCCAGGGGCACCCGAGGAAGGCTGCAGCCAAGGAGGAGgcaaaggggaagaggaagaaaagtggAGGGGACAAAGCTGCCGGGTGCCGCTGTGGGAGTGCTTCTGCTTTGTCCCCGGGGAGAGGCAGGAGtagggcagagggaggaaatCGCCCATCCACCGGTCGTTATAGATAAACTGGAGCTCCAGGTGAAGGGCACATCCAGACGATCAACCCAACGCCTGCCTTCCTGCGCCTACagacacaggcagctctgcccagcccctgctctaCCTCCACGACCATCCTCattcccatccccatccccgtCCTTGTCCttaccccacccccacccccatcttcatgccctccccatccccattCCAAGTCCTTGTCCTTGCCCCACccccatcctcatccccatCTTCAAGTTCATCCCATCTCCACCCCCATTCCCTGGCCCTGTCCTTGCCCCACCCCCATCCTCATTTCCATCCCCATCCTCATCTCCATCCACTGCcccatctccatctccatcttATCTTCATCCCATCTCCATCTTCATCCTAcctctgtcccctgccccatccctgccccacacTAGCACAGGGTAGGGGCTCACCCGCTGACACCAGGGCCTGGCTGAGGGTGTCCCAGCACAGACGGGCAAGGGACAGTGCCCAGAGCTGTACATTACTgttccagctgcagcactggggctggTGAGGGGCAGTGATGGCCCTCGGAGGCTGTTGggggtgaggaagaggagggaaggcTAGAGGGGACCAcgctgtccctgtccccactgcagcagggctggtgacCCTAGCTGAGCTACTGGGACCCTGCCAGGCAGCCTCTGCCCATGCCAACAGCGCTGGCGTGCTGGGGCATGGGTAGTGGGTGTCCCTGCCATGGGTGGCACGGGGTTGTGCCCAGTGCCTGGCAAGGGAAGCCCTGACACCATCCAGGGATGAGGAGTGGCCATGCCTGGCCAAGGGGATGGTGCCAGCCTGCTGCGCTCACTAAAAATATGCCTCCGAGCTGACTGATTACAGGTCTGGGGACCTCAGCAAGCAGGAAACAGCCAGTGCCAAAGGGCTGCAGTGTGGCGAGACAAGGGCTGGGGCCATGCCATGGGGGTCCCTTCCCGGGGAGGGCTtcctgtcccccagccctccaGGACCCTGGCACCACCGAAGAAGCAAATCCCTTGGGGGCAGAGCCAGTGCTGTActgtggcacagccagcaccgCGGCTGGCACAGGGAGCTCactggagggagggaaagggtaTGGCTCTCCCCGTGACGGAGCCGCAAGGGCTGTGGGTGGCATGGCCCATCCCCAATCCTTGGGGACTCTGTCGCTGACACCACCAGCAAGTGACAATTGGTGCTGGGCATGCAGCTTGCTGGTGGTTGTCAGCTGCgatggggggaaaaaggctGATCCAGCCTGAAAACATTTCAGGCTTTCTCCcgtaatgaaaagaaaacacttatTCTTATTAGAAAAATAACGGAAATAAACGCGGCTAAATTCAGCATTGTTTGAGAATGAGAGACTcctcaaaataagtattttgacttttttagcattttttccCAATTATTTTTGGCTGACAAGTGATTTTGGCTGACCTGAATCTACATTTGTTTTGGCGAGTGAACCGTATGTTGGAAAATTGTTACTCAGTGGCTGCAACCACCAACCTCCCCGGCCACGCTGCGCCGCAGTTTGCCCCACATGCTCcacatggcacagcatggccagcagctgcctgcactggcCGGCACACAgtgtgggcaggggcagggggctgtgaggctgggggctgccagggcagtCACCGCTGCCCCATGGCCTGCAGCGCAGGGGTCCATGCATGGCACCGGTGGCCGCTGCACTGCTGCCGGTGGCCGGAGCGTGGCTGCACCGAGGGCTGCGCCGCGCTGTGGTGGCAGGCGAACGCCTGCATGGCTGgtgccccccctgccctccccacctcttgcagggcaggggctgcaggcccTGACCACAAGCATGATTTTGGCAAACATGGCTCCTGGCACACAGCCCGAGTGTGCGCCGGGTGCCCACCCTGGCCGGGACACCCCACAGGAAACCCACGGCTCTGCCAGCCCACCCTGTGCCTGGCTAAAGCTCTGCCCGTGGGCAGCAGCCACACTCAGCCCCTGGGGCTGGCGGTGCTCCCCCCACACCGCTGGCTGCCAGCTCCACTGGGGCGGCGGGACCCCCTGTGCCCATGCTGGCCACCCCAGGAACTGCTGATCCACAAGATCCCCTGACATGGCcaccccagctgtgccagctgtgcccTGTACCAGCCATGCCCTGCGTGGTCCGTGGAGACTGTGGCTGTGCCAGCCATGCCCTGTGCCCTGTGGGGACACTGTGGTCATGCCATC
This window harbors:
- the DNMT3A gene encoding DNA (cytosine-5)-methyltransferase 3A isoform X2, with translation MWHCLPRGHARRSPQPKGCMLPAQPGGRGHPSTLAAPWVTWVPAALGTDLGEEELEENQSKEEKQEPGTPMRKAGRPGRKRKHAQVESSDTPKDIAAVPKCPLPCPEASPAEPLPNGDVEGDGAQWKGAEEGGASPKGGRSEEDETESLPDGETGQALENGRCTPKEGLDAPADEGKEEKEENNFDTLKMEGSRGRLRGGLGWESSLRQRPMQRHTFQAGDPYYISKRKRDEWLARWKREAEKKAKVIAVMNVVEETPRAEPQKEEEASPPTSQQPTDPASPNVATTPEPVVADAVDKNTSKSADDEPEYEDGRGFGIGELVWGKLRGFSWWPGRIVSWWMTGRSRAAEGTRWVMWFGDGKFSVVCVEKLLPLSSFASAFHQATYNKQPMYRKAIYEVLQVASSRAGKIFPACPENDETDTSKVVEIQNKQMIEWALGGFQPSGPKGLEPPEEERNPYKEVYTEMWVEPEAAAYAPPPPAKKPRKSTTEKPKVKEIIDERTRERLVYEVRQKCRNIEDICISCGSLNVTLEHPLFIGGMCQNCKNCFLECAYQYDDDGYQSYCTICCGGREVLMCGNNNCCRCFCVECVDLLVGPGAAQAAIKEDPWNCYMCGHKGVYGLLRRREDWPSRLQMFFANNHDQEFDPPKVYPPVPAEKRKPIRVLSLFDGIATGLLVLKDLGIQVDRYIASEVCEDSITVGMVRHQGKIMYVGDVRNVTQKHIQEWGPFDLVIGGSPCNDLSIVNPARKGLYEGTGRLFFEFYRLLHEARPKEGDDRPFFWLFENVVAMGVSDKRDISRFLESNPVMIDAKEVSAAHRARYFWGNLPGMNRPLASTVNDKLELQECLEHGRIAKFSKVRTITTRSNSIKQGKDQHFPVFMNEKEDILWCTEMERVFGFPVHYTDVSNMSRLARQRLLGRSWSVPVIRHLFAPLKEYFACV
- the DNMT3A gene encoding DNA (cytosine-5)-methyltransferase 3A isoform X1, translated to MWHCLPRGHARRSPQPKGCMLPAQPGGRGHPSTLAAPWVTWVPAALGTDLGEEELEENQSKEEKQEPGTPMRKAGRPGRKRKHAQVESSDTPKDIAAVPKCPLPCPEASPAEPLPNGDVEGDGAQWKGAEEGGASPKGGRSEEDETESLPDGETGQALENGRCTPKEGLDAPADEGELAPSDPQKKRGRRKLLEATEKSKEEKEENNFDTLKMEGSRGRLRGGLGWESSLRQRPMQRHTFQAGDPYYISKRKRDEWLARWKREAEKKAKVIAVMNVVEETPRAEPQKEEEASPPTSQQPTDPASPNVATTPEPVVADAVDKNTSKSADDEPEYEDGRGFGIGELVWGKLRGFSWWPGRIVSWWMTGRSRAAEGTRWVMWFGDGKFSVVCVEKLLPLSSFASAFHQATYNKQPMYRKAIYEVLQVASSRAGKIFPACPENDETDTSKVVEIQNKQMIEWALGGFQPSGPKGLEPPEEERNPYKEVYTEMWVEPEAAAYAPPPPAKKPRKSTTEKPKVKEIIDERTRERLVYEVRQKCRNIEDICISCGSLNVTLEHPLFIGGMCQNCKNCFLECAYQYDDDGYQSYCTICCGGREVLMCGNNNCCRCFCVECVDLLVGPGAAQAAIKEDPWNCYMCGHKGVYGLLRRREDWPSRLQMFFANNHDQEFDPPKVYPPVPAEKRKPIRVLSLFDGIATGLLVLKDLGIQVDRYIASEVCEDSITVGMVRHQGKIMYVGDVRNVTQKHIQEWGPFDLVIGGSPCNDLSIVNPARKGLYEGTGRLFFEFYRLLHEARPKEGDDRPFFWLFENVVAMGVSDKRDISRFLESNPVMIDAKEVSAAHRARYFWGNLPGMNRPLASTVNDKLELQECLEHGRIAKFSKVRTITTRSNSIKQGKDQHFPVFMNEKEDILWCTEMERVFGFPVHYTDVSNMSRLARQRLLGRSWSVPVIRHLFAPLKEYFACV